A section of the Pseudomonas flavescens genome encodes:
- a CDS encoding response regulator, with amino-acid sequence MSKTVLIVDDSTSIRQVVSITLRGAGYQVIEGCDGKDALSKLDGRKVHLIISDVNMPNMDGITFVKQVKQMPAYKFTPVIMLTTEAGEAKKEEGRAAGAKAWVVKPFQPAQMLTAVSKLILP; translated from the coding sequence ATGAGCAAGACCGTACTCATCGTCGACGACTCCACCTCCATCCGTCAGGTCGTCAGCATTACGCTCCGTGGGGCCGGCTATCAGGTCATCGAGGGCTGTGACGGCAAGGATGCCCTGAGCAAGCTCGATGGCCGCAAGGTGCACCTGATCATCAGTGACGTGAACATGCCGAACATGGACGGCATCACCTTCGTCAAACAGGTCAAGCAGATGCCCGCCTACAAATTCACCCCGGTGATCATGCTCACCACCGAGGCGGGCGAAGCGAAGAAGGAGGAAGGACGCGCAGCGGGTGCCAAGGCCTGGGTGGTCAAGCCCTTCCAGCCGGCGCAAATGCTCACTGCCGTGTCCAAGCTGATCCTGCCATGA
- a CDS encoding coniferyl aldehyde dehydrogenase: MADNPGFVQNEQQIDALHQRFEAQREAFVANPMPSADQRIAWLDSLKARLLSDQDELVRCISEDFGNRSADETLLAEMLPTVHGIRYTRKRLRRWMKPSRRHVGLPFMPASARVIYQPLGVVGIIVPWNYPLFLAIAPLVGALAAGNRVMLKLSEATPQTSQRLKDMLASIFPEDLVSVVLGEADVGMAFAKLPFDHLLFTGATSIGRHVMRAAAENLTPVTLELGGKSPAIVSSDVPLEHAAERIAFGKTLNAGQTCVAPDYVLVPRQRMEGFVDAYRRAVQRFYPQIEGNPDYTSIINARQRQRLLGYLDDARDKGAMVIPLAAECADRRMPHSLLLNVDDSMQVMQDEIFGPLLPVVPYDRLDDALAYIAARPRPLALYYFGYDRREQQHVLHHSHSGGVCLNDTLLHVAQDDMPFGGVGASGMGHYHGHEGFLTFSKAKGVLTKQRFNPARLIYPPYGKALQRLVYKLFIR; this comes from the coding sequence ATGGCCGACAACCCAGGTTTCGTGCAGAACGAGCAGCAAATCGACGCGCTGCACCAGCGCTTCGAGGCACAGCGCGAGGCCTTCGTGGCCAACCCGATGCCCTCGGCCGATCAGCGCATCGCCTGGCTCGACAGCCTCAAGGCTCGCCTGCTCAGCGATCAGGATGAGCTGGTTCGCTGCATCAGCGAGGACTTTGGCAATCGCAGCGCCGATGAAACCCTGCTCGCCGAAATGCTCCCCACCGTGCACGGCATCCGCTATACCCGCAAACGCCTGCGCCGCTGGATGAAGCCTTCGCGTCGGCATGTCGGCCTGCCCTTCATGCCGGCCTCGGCGCGGGTGATCTATCAGCCGCTGGGGGTGGTCGGCATCATCGTGCCGTGGAACTACCCGCTATTTCTCGCCATCGCACCGCTGGTCGGCGCCTTGGCCGCCGGCAACCGGGTGATGCTCAAGCTCAGCGAGGCCACCCCGCAGACGTCGCAGCGCCTCAAGGACATGCTGGCGAGCATCTTCCCGGAAGACCTGGTCAGCGTGGTACTCGGCGAAGCCGATGTCGGCATGGCCTTCGCGAAACTGCCGTTCGACCATCTGCTGTTCACCGGCGCCACCAGCATCGGCCGCCACGTGATGCGAGCCGCCGCCGAGAACCTTACCCCGGTTACCCTGGAGCTGGGTGGCAAATCACCCGCAATCGTGTCCAGCGACGTCCCGCTGGAGCACGCTGCCGAACGCATCGCTTTCGGCAAGACCCTGAACGCTGGCCAGACCTGCGTGGCTCCTGACTACGTGCTGGTGCCGCGCCAGCGGATGGAGGGCTTCGTCGACGCCTATCGCCGTGCGGTGCAGCGTTTCTATCCACAGATCGAGGGCAACCCGGACTACACCAGCATCATCAACGCCCGCCAGCGGCAGCGCCTGCTCGGTTATCTGGACGACGCCCGTGACAAGGGCGCGATGGTGATTCCGCTGGCCGCCGAGTGCGCGGACCGGCGCATGCCCCATAGCCTGCTGCTGAATGTCGACGACAGCATGCAGGTGATGCAGGACGAAATCTTCGGCCCGCTGCTGCCAGTCGTGCCCTACGACAGGCTCGACGACGCGCTGGCGTACATCGCCGCGCGCCCAAGGCCGCTGGCGCTCTACTACTTCGGCTACGACCGCCGCGAGCAGCAACACGTGCTCCACCACAGCCACTCCGGCGGCGTATGCCTGAACGACACCCTGCTGCATGTCGCTCAGGACGACATGCCCTTCGGCGGCGTCGGTGCCTCGGGCATGGGCCACTACCACGGTCACGAGGGCTTTCTGACCTTCAGCAAGGCCAAGGGCGTACTGACCAAACAACGCTTCAACCCCGCCCGCCTGATCTACCCGCCCTATGGCAAGGCGCTGCAGAGGCTGGTCTACAAGCTGTTCATCCGCTGA
- the ggt gene encoding gamma-glutamyltransferase encodes MGRSTRGRNAISALFSTLFLLCSLGLQASEQPGRSAITTAHPAATVAGRETLALGGNAFDAAVAISAALAVVEPYGSGLGGGGFFLLRKADSSYDFLDARERAPGAAHADLYRRDGQVQAALSRDGALAAAIPGLPAALVELAEQHGRLPLRDSLAPAIRLAREGFPVDRIYRERAEMRLAAMRDDAETARLFLSDGAVPAEGTLLRQPELADTLLIIAREGRNGFYAGPLAERLVAGVRAAGGIWTLQDLADYRTVQRQPIRVPLAEGRELISAPPPSAGGLALAQSLLILQRLPWREAEPVQRSHLVVETLRRVYRDRGLLGDPDFVDSPTASLLNPDYLQRLSDGIDPQRATPSSELPPAGTWKEGDHTTHFTVLDASGNAVSATLSINLPFGAAFTVPGTGVLLNDEMDDFAADLAGANAYGLTGSHANAIAAGKRPLSSMSPTFVESPGEFTSFGTPGGSRIPSMVLLSILEYLDGQPIERWPAVPRYHHQYLPDVIEHEPQTFSAEQIADLQARGYSLKALERTYGNQQVLRWNKTSGKVEAASDPRGVGSSDVQKAR; translated from the coding sequence GTGGGCCGCTCCACCCGCGGCCGGAACGCCATCTCGGCGCTGTTCAGTACGCTGTTCCTGCTGTGCAGCCTCGGCCTGCAGGCCAGCGAGCAGCCTGGGCGCAGCGCCATCACCACCGCGCACCCGGCAGCCACGGTAGCTGGCCGAGAAACCCTGGCACTGGGCGGCAATGCCTTCGACGCTGCAGTCGCCATCAGTGCGGCTCTCGCAGTGGTCGAACCCTATGGTTCGGGCCTCGGCGGCGGTGGTTTCTTCCTGCTGCGCAAGGCCGACTCCAGTTACGATTTTCTCGACGCCCGCGAACGCGCGCCTGGCGCTGCCCATGCCGACCTCTATCGACGCGATGGGCAAGTGCAGGCGGCGCTGTCCCGCGATGGCGCCCTGGCAGCAGCCATCCCGGGCCTGCCTGCGGCGCTGGTGGAACTGGCTGAGCAACACGGTCGCCTGCCGTTGCGCGACAGCCTGGCCCCGGCGATCCGCCTGGCCCGCGAAGGCTTTCCGGTCGACCGCATATACCGCGAGCGTGCCGAAATGCGCCTGGCGGCCATGCGTGACGATGCAGAAACCGCACGGCTGTTCCTGAGCGACGGCGCGGTGCCCGCAGAGGGCACGCTGCTGCGCCAGCCGGAGCTGGCCGACACCCTGCTGATAATTGCGCGCGAAGGCCGCAATGGCTTCTATGCCGGGCCACTGGCCGAACGGCTGGTGGCCGGCGTGCGTGCTGCGGGTGGGATCTGGACGCTGCAGGACCTGGCCGACTACCGAACCGTGCAGCGCCAACCCATTCGTGTACCGCTGGCCGAAGGCCGCGAGCTGATCAGCGCACCGCCCCCCTCGGCCGGCGGCCTGGCTCTGGCTCAGAGCCTGCTGATTCTGCAGCGCCTGCCCTGGCGGGAGGCAGAACCGGTGCAGCGCAGCCATCTGGTGGTGGAAACCCTGCGCCGCGTCTACCGCGACCGCGGCCTGCTGGGCGACCCGGATTTCGTCGACAGCCCAACGGCCAGCCTGCTCAACCCGGACTATCTGCAGCGCCTGAGTGACGGCATCGACCCGCAGCGGGCCACGCCGAGCAGCGAACTGCCGCCCGCCGGTACCTGGAAGGAAGGCGACCACACCACTCACTTCACCGTACTGGACGCCAGCGGTAACGCGGTAAGCGCCACCCTGTCGATCAATCTGCCGTTTGGCGCCGCCTTCACCGTGCCCGGCACCGGCGTGCTGCTCAACGATGAAATGGACGATTTCGCCGCCGATCTGGCAGGTGCCAACGCCTACGGCCTGACCGGCAGCCACGCCAACGCCATCGCCGCCGGCAAGCGACCACTGTCGAGCATGAGCCCGACCTTCGTGGAAAGTCCCGGCGAATTCACCAGTTTCGGCACGCCAGGCGGCAGCCGTATTCCGAGCATGGTGCTGCTGTCGATCCTCGAGTACCTCGACGGCCAACCGATCGAGCGCTGGCCAGCGGTACCGCGCTATCACCACCAGTACCTGCCGGACGTCATCGAACACGAACCGCAGACCTTCAGCGCCGAGCAGATCGCCGATCTGCAGGCCCGTGGCTACAGCCTGAAGGCGCTGGAGCGGACATACGGCAATCAGCAGGTGCTGCGCTGGAACAAGACCAGCGGCAAGGTGGAAGCGGCCAGCGACCCCCGTGGCGTCGGCAGCAGCGACGTGCAAAAGGCACGGTAA
- a CDS encoding methyl-accepting chemotaxis protein, with protein sequence MIVLALREALASKESLLKEVMQLSTFTEQLQDMAQDVANIAKQTNLLALNAAIEAARAGESGRGFAVVADEVRKLSSMSGATGQRIGETVVIVNDAIHKTLSISQEYTKTDTATLNKASEVIAGVINRFNQNATDIVNHNETMRAQSEAVAQDIAEVLVALQFQDRTSQMLGHIAGDQEKLLAYLHERNAQRRQGLSPAPLDVERWLRELAQTYTTPEQHDVHRGDSSARRNDSEITFF encoded by the coding sequence ATGATCGTCCTGGCCCTGCGCGAAGCACTGGCCAGCAAGGAATCGCTGCTCAAGGAAGTCATGCAGCTTTCCACCTTCACCGAGCAGTTGCAGGACATGGCGCAGGATGTCGCCAACATCGCCAAACAGACCAACCTGCTGGCCCTCAACGCAGCCATCGAAGCGGCTCGCGCGGGCGAAAGCGGCCGCGGCTTCGCCGTGGTCGCCGACGAAGTGCGCAAGCTCTCGTCGATGTCGGGGGCCACCGGGCAACGCATCGGCGAGACCGTGGTGATCGTCAACGACGCCATCCACAAGACCCTGAGCATTTCCCAGGAATACACCAAGACCGACACCGCCACCCTGAACAAGGCCAGTGAAGTCATTGCCGGGGTGATCAACCGCTTCAACCAGAACGCCACCGACATCGTCAATCACAACGAAACGATGCGCGCACAGAGCGAAGCCGTCGCCCAGGACATCGCCGAAGTACTGGTGGCGCTGCAATTCCAGGACCGCACCAGCCAGATGCTCGGCCACATCGCCGGTGACCAGGAAAAACTGCTCGCCTACCTCCACGAACGCAACGCCCAGCGTCGCCAGGGCCTGAGCCCGGCGCCGCTGGATGTCGAGCGCTGGCTGCGCGAGCTGGCCCAGACCTACACCACACCCGAGCAGCACGACGTGCATCGCGGCGACAGCTCCGCCAGGCGCAACGATTCTGAAATCACGTTTTTCTGA
- a CDS encoding HDOD domain-containing protein, protein MEKELSAEQIQTFLQGISVPPQPQIMVDLQFEQYMPSPDLKAIARLISQDPGLSGALLKIVNSPYFGLANRIGSIQRAVNLLGSRSVINMVNALSIRGEMSDDTIVTLNRFWDTAQDVAMTCLTLAKRIGYESVDEAYTLGLFHNCGIPLMLKRFPDYMTVLEESYASASAERRIVDTENRLLNTNHAVVGYYTAKSWNLPLHLCDAIANHHNALAIFADENDRDAQLKNLLAILKMAEHICRSYQVLGNQSEDHEWQSIEPLILDYVGLSNYDFESLRESIRDLGAA, encoded by the coding sequence ATGGAAAAAGAACTCTCCGCCGAGCAGATCCAGACGTTTCTGCAGGGCATCAGCGTGCCGCCGCAACCGCAGATCATGGTTGACCTGCAGTTCGAGCAATACATGCCCAGCCCGGACCTCAAGGCCATTGCGCGGCTGATCAGCCAGGATCCGGGGCTTTCCGGTGCCTTGCTGAAGATCGTCAATTCGCCGTATTTCGGCCTGGCCAACCGCATCGGCTCGATCCAGCGGGCGGTCAACCTGCTGGGCAGTCGCTCGGTGATCAACATGGTCAACGCGCTGTCGATCCGTGGCGAGATGAGCGACGACACCATCGTCACCCTCAACCGCTTCTGGGACACCGCCCAGGATGTGGCCATGACCTGTCTAACCCTGGCCAAACGCATCGGCTACGAGTCCGTGGACGAGGCCTATACCCTGGGCCTGTTCCACAACTGCGGCATCCCGCTGATGCTCAAGCGCTTTCCCGATTACATGACGGTGCTCGAGGAGTCCTACGCCAGCGCCAGTGCCGAGCGGCGCATCGTCGACACCGAGAACCGCCTGCTCAACACCAATCATGCGGTGGTCGGCTACTACACGGCAAAATCCTGGAACCTGCCCCTTCATCTGTGCGATGCCATCGCCAATCATCACAATGCCCTGGCCATCTTCGCCGATGAAAACGACCGTGACGCGCAACTGAAGAACCTGCTGGCGATCCTCAAGATGGCCGAGCACATCTGCCGCAGTTATCAGGTGTTGGGCAACCAGAGCGAGGATCACGAGTGGCAGAGCATCGAGCCGCTGATCCTCGATTATGTCGGGCTCTCCAACTATGACTTCGAGAGCCTGCGCGAGAGCATTCGCGACCTCGGCGCCGCCTGA
- a CDS encoding hydrolase has translation MTSTPRFAPAWWLSGPHLQTLWGSLCRRPPVLERQRERLWLEDGDFLDLDWHGPHDAHAPLVLVLHGLTGSSSSHYVLGLQRQLATQGWASVALNWRGCSGEPNLLPRGYHSGASEDLAETVRHLRAKRPMAPLYAVGYSLGGNVLLKYLGESGAESGLQAATAVSVPFRLDQCADRIGVGFSRVYQAHFMRAMVAYVKDKQRLFAHQGQADRLSILEKLGPLDGMRTFWDFDGRITAPLHGFENADDYYRRSSSRYYLGRIQTPTLLIQSSDDPFVYPHSLPEADELAPCITFELHARGGHVGFVDGTARQPGYYLERRIPAWLLAMDRSIQPRPAIPIGS, from the coding sequence ATGACCAGCACACCGCGCTTCGCCCCCGCCTGGTGGCTGTCGGGGCCGCATCTGCAAACGCTGTGGGGCTCGCTATGCCGCCGCCCACCGGTCCTCGAACGCCAACGCGAGCGTCTGTGGCTGGAGGACGGCGACTTCCTCGACCTCGACTGGCACGGCCCTCACGACGCCCATGCACCTCTGGTACTGGTGCTGCATGGCCTGACCGGCTCATCGAGCTCCCATTACGTACTCGGCCTCCAGCGCCAGCTGGCAACCCAGGGCTGGGCCAGCGTGGCGCTGAACTGGCGTGGCTGCTCGGGAGAACCGAACCTGCTGCCGCGCGGCTATCACTCCGGGGCCAGCGAAGACCTTGCCGAAACCGTGCGTCACCTGCGCGCCAAGCGCCCCATGGCGCCGCTCTATGCAGTGGGCTACTCGCTGGGCGGCAACGTGTTGCTCAAGTACCTCGGCGAGAGTGGCGCCGAAAGCGGCCTGCAGGCTGCCACCGCGGTGTCGGTGCCCTTTCGCCTCGATCAGTGCGCGGATCGCATCGGCGTCGGTTTCTCTCGGGTGTATCAGGCGCACTTCATGCGCGCCATGGTCGCCTACGTGAAGGACAAGCAGCGTCTGTTCGCCCATCAGGGCCAGGCAGACCGCCTGTCGATCCTGGAAAAGCTCGGCCCGCTGGACGGCATGCGTACCTTCTGGGATTTCGACGGCCGCATCACCGCGCCGTTGCACGGTTTCGAAAACGCCGACGACTACTATCGCCGTTCCTCGAGCCGCTATTACCTGGGGCGCATCCAGACACCGACGCTGCTGATCCAGTCCAGCGACGACCCGTTCGTATACCCCCACAGCCTGCCCGAGGCCGATGAGCTGGCGCCCTGCATCACCTTCGAGCTGCACGCCCGGGGCGGTCACGTGGGTTTCGTCGATGGCACCGCGCGCCAGCCCGGTTACTACCTGGAGCGCCGCATCCCCGCCTGGCTGCTGGCGATGGATCGGAGTATCCAACCCCGACCCGCCATCCCGATCGGTTCGTAG
- a CDS encoding response regulator, translating to MINLMIADDHMIMREGLKRLFELYNDIHIAAEAADGPQALERLRVTPVDLLLLDISMPGLSGEALIARINHQYPTLPILVLSMHSDPHVAMRVLRCGAAGYLTKSQSPEALIDAVRKVSGGARYIDPDLMEPIALSSLKPSTRNGLDSLTNREFQIMRLLAGGLSVNHIAEQLMISNKTVSTHKINLMEKMSFSSNADLIKFASSLIESEYR from the coding sequence ATGATCAATCTGATGATCGCCGACGACCACATGATCATGCGCGAAGGGCTGAAACGCCTGTTCGAGCTCTACAACGACATCCACATCGCCGCAGAAGCGGCCGATGGCCCGCAGGCCCTCGAACGACTGCGCGTCACCCCGGTGGATCTGCTGCTGCTCGACATCAGCATGCCCGGCCTGAGCGGAGAGGCGCTGATCGCCCGGATCAACCACCAGTACCCGACCCTGCCGATTCTGGTGCTGAGCATGCACAGCGACCCGCACGTCGCCATGCGCGTGCTGCGCTGCGGGGCAGCTGGCTACCTGACCAAGAGCCAGTCACCGGAAGCCCTCATCGATGCGGTCAGAAAGGTCAGCGGCGGCGCCCGCTACATCGATCCCGACCTGATGGAGCCGATCGCCCTCAGCAGCCTCAAGCCAAGCACCCGCAACGGGCTCGACAGCCTGACCAATCGCGAGTTCCAGATCATGCGGTTACTCGCCGGCGGGCTGAGCGTGAATCACATCGCCGAACAGCTGATGATCAGCAACAAGACGGTCAGTACTCATAAGATCAATCTGATGGAGAAGATGAGCTTCTCCAGCAATGCCGACCTGATCAAGTTCGCCTCCAGCCTCATCGAATCCGAATACAGATAA
- a CDS encoding class I SAM-dependent rRNA methyltransferase has translation MSLPSLRLKANADRRLRAGHLWVYSNEIDVAVTPLNAFEAGDQAILEAAGGKPLGIVALSPNNLICARLLSRDVKHVLDKSLLVHRINVALSLRERLFDTPCYRLVYGDSDLLPGLVVDRFFDILVVQLASATMERHKDDVLAALIQVIKPSGILLKNDSAARDAEGLERYVDTAFGVVPQWVALEENGVKFEAPVIEGQKTGWFYDHRMNRARLAPYVQGKRVLDLFSYIGGWGVQAAAFGASEVFCVDASAFALDGVERNATLNGFAEKMTCVEGDVFAALRELKSAEERFDVVIADPPAFIKRKKDIKNGEAAYRRLNETAMRLLNKDGILVSASCSMHLEEDNLQNILLTSARHLDRNIQLLERGGQGPDHPVHPAIGETRYIKSLTCRLLPNS, from the coding sequence ATGTCCCTGCCCAGCCTGCGCCTGAAAGCCAACGCCGACCGACGCCTGCGCGCCGGTCATCTGTGGGTCTACAGCAACGAAATCGATGTTGCCGTCACGCCGCTCAACGCCTTCGAGGCCGGCGATCAGGCGATCCTCGAAGCCGCCGGAGGCAAGCCGCTGGGCATCGTCGCTCTCAGCCCGAACAACCTGATCTGCGCACGCCTGCTGTCCCGTGACGTCAAGCACGTGCTGGACAAATCCCTGTTGGTGCATCGCATCAACGTGGCCCTGAGCCTGCGCGAGCGGCTGTTCGACACACCCTGCTATCGCCTGGTGTACGGCGACTCCGACCTGTTACCGGGCCTGGTAGTCGACCGTTTCTTCGACATTCTGGTGGTGCAACTGGCCTCCGCGACCATGGAACGCCACAAGGATGACGTACTGGCGGCACTGATTCAGGTGATCAAGCCCAGCGGCATCCTGCTCAAGAACGACTCCGCCGCCCGCGACGCCGAGGGCCTCGAGCGCTATGTGGACACCGCATTCGGTGTGGTGCCGCAATGGGTCGCGCTGGAAGAGAACGGCGTCAAGTTCGAAGCACCGGTGATCGAAGGCCAGAAAACCGGCTGGTTCTACGACCACCGCATGAACCGTGCCCGCCTGGCGCCTTACGTGCAGGGCAAGCGGGTACTCGACCTGTTCAGCTACATCGGTGGCTGGGGCGTGCAGGCCGCGGCGTTCGGCGCCAGTGAAGTGTTCTGCGTGGACGCCTCGGCCTTCGCCCTCGACGGTGTCGAGCGTAACGCCACGCTCAACGGCTTCGCCGAGAAGATGACCTGCGTGGAGGGTGACGTATTCGCTGCGCTGCGCGAACTCAAGTCCGCCGAAGAACGTTTCGACGTGGTCATCGCCGACCCGCCCGCCTTCATCAAGCGCAAGAAGGACATCAAGAACGGCGAGGCTGCCTACCGTCGCCTCAACGAAACCGCCATGCGCCTGCTCAACAAGGACGGCATTCTGGTCAGCGCCAGTTGCTCGATGCACCTGGAGGAAGACAACCTGCAGAACATCCTGCTGACCAGTGCACGCCACCTCGATCGCAATATCCAGCTGCTCGAACGTGGCGGCCAGGGCCCCGACCATCCGGTGCATCCGGCCATCGGCGAAACCCGCTACATCAAGAGCCTCACCTGCCGGTTGCTGCCCAACAGCTGA
- the mutM gene encoding bifunctional DNA-formamidopyrimidine glycosylase/DNA-(apurinic or apyrimidinic site) lyase — MPELPEVETTRRGIAPYLEGQRVSRVIVRERRLRWPIPEDLDVRLSGQRIEKVERRAKYLLIKAEVGTLISHLGMSGNLRLVEVGLPAAKHEHVDIELESGLALRYTDPRRFGALLWSELPLEHELLARLGPEPLTDLFDGERLYQLSRGKAVAIKPFIMDNAVVVGVGNIYATEALFAAGIDPRRAAGTVSRARYVRLAHEIKRVLAHAIERGGTTLRDFVGGDGQPGYFQQELFAYGRGGQFCKVCGSTLREVKLGQRASVYCPKCQR; from the coding sequence ATGCCCGAATTGCCAGAAGTCGAAACCACCCGTCGTGGTATCGCGCCCTATCTTGAAGGCCAGCGCGTCAGCCGGGTGATCGTCCGTGAGCGGCGCCTGCGCTGGCCGATCCCCGAAGATCTCGATGTGCGCCTGTCCGGGCAGCGTATCGAGAAGGTGGAGCGTCGTGCCAAGTACCTGTTGATCAAGGCCGAGGTCGGCACGCTGATCAGCCATCTGGGGATGTCCGGCAACCTGCGCCTGGTCGAGGTCGGCTTGCCGGCTGCCAAGCACGAGCACGTCGATATCGAGCTGGAGTCGGGCCTGGCACTGCGTTACACCGACCCGCGTCGCTTCGGCGCGCTGCTGTGGAGTGAGTTGCCGCTGGAACATGAGCTGCTGGCGCGGCTGGGGCCGGAGCCGCTGACCGATCTGTTCGATGGCGAACGCCTGTATCAGCTGTCCCGCGGCAAGGCTGTGGCGATCAAGCCGTTCATCATGGACAACGCCGTGGTGGTCGGGGTGGGCAATATCTATGCGACCGAGGCGTTGTTCGCTGCGGGTATCGATCCACGCCGTGCCGCCGGTACGGTGTCGCGAGCACGCTACGTGCGCCTCGCCCACGAGATCAAGCGCGTGCTGGCCCACGCCATCGAGCGCGGCGGCACTACCCTGCGCGATTTCGTCGGCGGCGACGGCCAGCCTGGCTACTTCCAGCAGGAGCTGTTCGCCTATGGCCGCGGCGGCCAGTTCTGCAAGGTTTGTGGCAGCACGCTACGCGAGGTCAAGTTGGGGCAGCGGGCCAGCGTCTATTGCCCAAAGTGTCAGCGCTAG
- a CDS encoding sensor histidine kinase has product MNDATMLSKRCSQGRTQQNEDTDAARRRKRQAKLYAMARAQERKRIARELHDELGQQLTALQHGLGVLRIHLSRERPDLSEQILHLINISHSAIDAIRDVQFGGPIGRLQEDLENTLQTLAEEFRQLSGITCRCSLPSTPIDLAPDQASHLYRIVQESLTNILRHANASWAAVSLERRDNDYVLEISDDGCGFTLSDTLPDSTGLSGMRERGKRLGGPVIIFSHPGQGTIVQAIFPVKPRS; this is encoded by the coding sequence GTGAACGACGCAACGATGCTCTCCAAACGATGCAGCCAAGGCAGGACACAGCAGAACGAGGACACCGATGCCGCCCGCCGCCGCAAACGCCAGGCCAAGCTGTATGCCATGGCCAGAGCCCAGGAACGCAAGCGGATCGCCCGCGAACTGCATGACGAGCTGGGTCAGCAGTTGACCGCACTGCAGCATGGGCTCGGCGTGCTGCGCATCCACCTGAGCCGGGAACGCCCCGACCTGAGCGAGCAGATTCTTCACCTGATCAACATTTCCCACAGTGCCATCGATGCCATACGCGACGTCCAGTTCGGCGGCCCCATCGGACGCTTGCAAGAGGACCTCGAAAACACCCTGCAGACCCTCGCCGAGGAGTTCCGGCAACTGTCTGGAATCACCTGTCGCTGCAGCCTGCCCTCCACACCGATCGACCTCGCCCCCGACCAGGCTTCGCACCTGTACCGCATCGTGCAGGAATCGCTGACCAATATCCTGCGCCACGCCAATGCCAGTTGGGCGGCGGTCAGTCTCGAACGGCGCGACAACGATTACGTGCTGGAAATTTCCGACGACGGCTGCGGCTTCACCCTCAGCGATACCTTGCCGGACTCCACCGGATTGTCCGGCATGCGCGAACGCGGCAAGCGCCTGGGCGGACCGGTGATCATTTTCAGCCACCCCGGCCAAGGCACCATCGTGCAGGCGATTTTCCCGGTAAAACCCCGCTCTTAA
- the coaD gene encoding pantetheine-phosphate adenylyltransferase, whose translation MNRVLYPGTFDPITKGHGDLVERASRLFDSVVIAVAASPKKNPLFSLEQRVELAREVTRHLPNVEVIGFSTLLASFAKEQGANVLLRGLRAVSDFEYEFQLANMNRQLAPDLESLFLTPSEKYSFISSTLVREIANLGGDITKFVHPAVAQALSERFKAQ comes from the coding sequence ATGAATCGAGTGTTATACCCAGGCACCTTCGACCCCATTACCAAGGGGCACGGCGATCTGGTCGAGCGCGCCTCGCGCCTGTTCGACAGTGTCGTCATCGCGGTCGCTGCCAGCCCGAAGAAGAACCCGCTGTTCTCCCTCGAGCAACGCGTGGAGCTGGCCCGTGAAGTCACCAGGCACCTGCCCAACGTCGAAGTGATCGGCTTCTCCACGCTGCTCGCCTCCTTCGCCAAGGAACAGGGGGCCAACGTCCTGCTGCGCGGCCTGCGTGCGGTATCGGACTTCGAGTACGAGTTCCAGCTGGCGAACATGAACCGCCAACTGGCGCCCGACCTGGAAAGCCTGTTCCTCACCCCATCGGAGAAGTATTCGTTCATTTCCTCCACCCTGGTGCGGGAAATCGCCAACCTCGGCGGCGACATCACCAAGTTCGTCCACCCCGCCGTGGCACAGGCCCTGAGCGAACGCTTCAAGGCGCAGTGA
- a CDS encoding YfhL family 4Fe-4S dicluster ferredoxin: MSLIITDDCINCDVCEPECPNAAISQGEEIYVIDPNLCTECVGHYDEPQCQQVCPVDCIPLDENNVESKEQLMEKYQILTGKA; the protein is encoded by the coding sequence ATGTCCCTGATCATCACCGACGATTGCATCAACTGCGACGTCTGCGAACCTGAGTGCCCGAACGCGGCGATCTCCCAGGGTGAGGAGATCTACGTGATCGACCCCAACCTGTGTACCGAATGCGTGGGCCATTACGACGAGCCCCAGTGCCAGCAGGTCTGCCCCGTGGACTGCATTCCCCTCGACGAAAACAACGTCGAGAGCAAGGAGCAGTTGATGGAGAAGTACCAGATCCTTACCGGCAAGGCGTGA
- a CDS encoding STAS domain-containing protein — translation MNTASAENLYRILPLEGGLTIYSAAEHMELLTQVLAPGTEVELDLGAVDELDCAGLQLLILAKQEATRMSCDLRLTNHSPAVIEAFELSGLGTFFGDPILIKPASE, via the coding sequence ATGAACACCGCGTCGGCAGAGAACCTCTACCGCATCCTGCCACTGGAGGGTGGCCTGACCATCTACAGCGCGGCCGAGCACATGGAGCTGCTGACTCAGGTACTGGCCCCGGGTACCGAAGTGGAACTCGACCTCGGGGCGGTGGATGAACTCGATTGCGCAGGCCTGCAGTTGCTGATTCTGGCCAAGCAGGAAGCCACGCGGATGAGCTGCGACCTGCGCCTGACCAACCACAGCCCGGCCGTGATCGAAGCCTTCGAGCTGAGCGGGCTCGGCACCTTTTTCGGCGACCCCATCCTGATCAAGCCGGCGAGCGAGTAG